The following are encoded together in the Methylomonas methanica MC09 genome:
- a CDS encoding CHASE2 domain-containing protein: protein MLLKATPLRLVLGCSVLLTVIIGCGSLYLWEPLPLQILRNATFDQFQRLKPRVYHDAPVRIVDIDEESLKRLGQWPWPRTRIAELLTTLQAAEPAAIAIDIIFAEQDRTSPQAMLNFWRLSDEKKQLLGTLPDHDAELAEAIRHSTTSLGFALSAAQSPQAPPVVKAHYVQIGASPLPYLLPFQGALSPLPVLESAAVGNGALTFISDADGVIRKVPLLLRYQNTLVPSLTAESLRLAQKADNYTLRSQADGLGLAEIGIGDIRVPTTPGGEIWINYSPPDSRRYLPAWQVLAGRIDENRLRNKILLIGTSAQGLMDLRFSPLGGVIPGIEVHAQALEQILAGVHLIRPGWANALEMLVILAGGLLIGGLALGYGAILSFCSFFLALLLLWSAAWLAYADFRLLIDPLVPSLMLLAVFLFTSIFRHIYSERSQRWVKQAFSRYISPNLVEYLISHPDELELGGQRQTCSFVFTDLVDFTSLMESLDPSQAVSLLNAYLENMIAIAFSHHGTLDRIVGDAVAIMFSAPVKQADHQRRAILCALEMQRYAGRYAAELNARGIAFGQTRIGVHSGDVIVGNFGGKTIFDYRALGDVVNTASRLEGANKYLGTLICASAATLSGCPEIPKRRIGHLLVKGKSIPLEVYEALDTDTLNPSALAAYQTAHDLMCAARPDAISAFQNLVASYPGDKLAAFHLHRLLAGESGDLIELSQK from the coding sequence ATGCTGCTAAAAGCCACTCCACTTCGCCTGGTGCTTGGTTGCAGTGTGTTGTTAACAGTCATAATCGGCTGCGGCAGTCTTTATCTGTGGGAGCCGCTACCGCTGCAAATCCTGCGTAACGCCACTTTCGATCAGTTCCAACGACTTAAACCGCGCGTTTACCATGACGCCCCGGTCAGGATTGTCGATATTGACGAGGAAAGCCTGAAACGACTGGGCCAATGGCCGTGGCCGCGCACGCGGATTGCCGAGCTGTTGACAACTTTGCAAGCCGCCGAACCCGCAGCCATAGCCATCGACATTATCTTCGCCGAACAAGACCGCACCTCGCCGCAAGCCATGCTGAACTTTTGGCGGCTGTCCGACGAGAAAAAACAATTACTCGGCACTCTGCCGGACCATGACGCGGAGTTAGCCGAAGCCATTCGGCATAGCACCACGTCTCTGGGTTTTGCCTTGTCGGCTGCACAGTCCCCGCAAGCCCCGCCAGTCGTCAAAGCCCATTACGTGCAAATCGGCGCATCGCCGCTACCGTATTTATTGCCCTTTCAGGGCGCCCTATCGCCCTTACCCGTGTTGGAAAGCGCTGCCGTCGGCAATGGCGCGTTAACCTTTATTTCCGATGCCGACGGCGTGATCAGGAAAGTACCCTTGCTGTTGCGCTACCAAAACACCTTGGTACCGTCTCTGACCGCGGAGAGCTTGCGACTGGCGCAAAAAGCAGACAACTATACGTTACGCAGCCAAGCGGACGGCTTGGGCTTGGCGGAAATCGGCATAGGCGATATTCGCGTGCCGACCACGCCCGGCGGGGAGATCTGGATCAACTACAGTCCGCCGGACAGCCGGCGCTACCTACCGGCGTGGCAGGTGCTGGCCGGCCGGATTGACGAAAACCGCTTGCGCAATAAAATCCTGTTAATCGGTACCTCGGCTCAGGGCCTGATGGATTTGCGCTTTAGTCCGCTGGGCGGGGTCATTCCCGGCATCGAGGTCCACGCCCAGGCCCTGGAACAAATCCTCGCCGGCGTGCACTTGATCCGGCCGGGCTGGGCCAATGCCTTGGAAATGCTGGTTATCCTGGCGGGCGGTCTGCTGATCGGTGGCCTTGCCTTGGGTTACGGTGCAATCCTGTCTTTTTGCAGTTTTTTCCTGGCCTTGCTTTTGTTGTGGAGTGCCGCCTGGCTCGCCTACGCCGACTTTCGCCTGTTGATCGACCCCCTGGTGCCTTCGCTGATGCTGTTAGCGGTGTTTCTGTTTACCAGTATTTTTCGGCATATCTACAGCGAACGCAGCCAACGCTGGGTCAAACAAGCCTTCTCGCGTTACATCTCGCCCAATCTGGTGGAGTATTTGATCAGCCACCCTGATGAACTGGAATTGGGCGGGCAGCGCCAAACCTGCAGTTTTGTATTCACCGACCTGGTTGACTTTACGTCGCTGATGGAAAGCCTGGATCCCAGCCAAGCCGTGAGTCTGTTAAACGCGTATCTGGAAAACATGATCGCCATTGCCTTTTCCCATCACGGCACGTTGGACAGGATAGTCGGCGACGCCGTGGCCATCATGTTTTCCGCTCCCGTCAAACAAGCCGATCATCAGCGCCGGGCCATACTATGCGCATTGGAGATGCAACGCTATGCCGGCAGGTATGCCGCAGAACTGAATGCGCGGGGCATCGCGTTCGGCCAAACCCGTATTGGCGTGCACAGCGGAGACGTGATAGTCGGGAATTTCGGCGGCAAAACCATCTTCGACTACCGGGCCTTGGGCGATGTGGTCAATACCGCCTCGCGCCTGGAAGGCGCCAACAAATATCTCGGCACGCTGATCTGCGCATCAGCGGCCACCTTGTCCGGCTGCCCCGAAATTCCCAAGCGCCGTATCGGCCATTTACTGGTAAAAGGTAAATCCATACCCTTGGAGGTTTACGAAGCGCTGGATACCGACACGCTTAACCCTTCGGCTCTGGCCGCCTATCAGACTGCCCATGACCTAATGTGCGCCGCCCGGCCCGACGCCATCTCCGCCTTTCAAAACTTGGTGGCGTCGTATCCCGGCGACAAACTGGCTGCCTTTCACTTACATCGCCTATTGGCGGGCGAATCCGGCGATTTAATTGAATTGAGCCAGAAATAA
- a CDS encoding EAL domain-containing protein, translating to MTAFFRFRLWELLRRFGRESIHRRLALAFGGVSLIMMLSLAGLLLKQQQNFLDQASILRAKTLANGLASSGSSWVLANDVVGLKEVLQGYQKNPNLVRAFVLSPRGRVLASTRSEETGLYVTDELSQHLLDQPPATQVLLADRYMIDVAVPIVVNQRLVGWARIELDQKATQANLRIVAIASLRFIVVTVLILLLVSLWLSTSLIKPLQSLMGVASAIETGARNERSSLEGNNEISQLGRSLNHMLDTLVSSEQQLDLLNRVYAAWTESVAVIVREADEHSLLTRICNILVEKIRLRLVFVGMLDASGRIDVLTHSDSEPGYVDKLHIEIDPHSPYGQAVLARAIRQKQPCILNDFLGEPDTQIWHQLAREAGIQSVAAFPLLRNKQIIGGLAVYSEQADFFTDNIITLLNGLVNDISYALDNFDRERQRKQAEIELTLAASVFENSQEGIMITDADKTIRRVNLMFSVLTGYAAEECIGKTPQQIACWPQQTALDLAVWDNADARQCWQGEVDSCRRDGEHYPQWLSITKVVDESGHLTHYVVTFTDITERKLNEARIYKLAFYDPLTDLPNRRLLLEKLEAALIANQRKGGYGAVMFLDLDRFKILNDTQGHNFGDQLLIEAGKRLCRSVREVDMVARHGGDEFVILLEELSTDQQAAAVNAQKIGNKILNEMNQVYRLHQVNPEGGTTMVEHYSSASIGVAMFHGSGLDSEDLLKQADMAMYQAKQAGRNTLCLFDPQMQAGLNKRAALEADLRMGLEQNQFKLFYQLQLDRQRRVVGAEAVLRWEHPLRGLVAPGEFIGLAEESGLIVALGNRALLDACGTLANWALIPAMAELNLAVNISAKQLSQQNFVEQLQALLSQTGADPRRLKLEISENLLLGSVENTVAVMQAATELGVGFSMDDFGTGYSSLTHLQRLPLTQLKIDRAFVSGLSNESDHAAIVRTILALGQSLNVQVVAEGVETERQLAYLMSCGCQYFQGYLFGCPEPLADFNARFNG from the coding sequence GGTGGGTCTGAAGGAGGTTCTGCAGGGCTATCAAAAAAACCCGAACTTAGTCAGAGCATTCGTGCTTTCGCCGCGCGGGCGGGTACTGGCGTCCACGCGCAGCGAAGAGACCGGCCTGTACGTGACCGATGAGTTGAGCCAACACCTGTTGGATCAGCCGCCAGCCACGCAAGTATTGCTGGCTGATCGGTATATGATCGACGTGGCCGTACCCATTGTCGTGAATCAACGTTTAGTGGGATGGGCGCGGATCGAATTGGATCAAAAGGCTACTCAAGCCAATTTGCGGATAGTTGCTATTGCCAGTTTGCGGTTTATCGTAGTGACCGTGCTGATTTTATTGTTGGTGTCGCTGTGGTTATCGACCAGTTTGATCAAGCCCTTACAGTCCCTGATGGGGGTGGCGTCCGCCATTGAAACCGGAGCCCGTAACGAACGCAGCAGCCTGGAAGGCAATAACGAAATCAGTCAGCTGGGCCGGTCATTGAACCACATGCTGGATACCCTGGTGAGTTCCGAGCAACAATTGGATTTGTTGAACAGGGTTTATGCGGCGTGGACGGAAAGCGTGGCCGTCATTGTTCGCGAAGCCGACGAACACAGCTTGCTGACCAGAATTTGCAATATTCTGGTGGAAAAAATCCGCTTACGCCTGGTGTTCGTCGGTATGCTGGATGCATCCGGCCGTATCGATGTGCTGACGCATAGTGATAGCGAGCCGGGCTATGTCGATAAACTGCATATTGAAATCGACCCGCATTCGCCCTATGGTCAGGCGGTGTTGGCCCGCGCCATACGCCAAAAACAACCCTGCATTTTGAATGATTTTCTCGGCGAACCGGATACGCAAATCTGGCATCAATTGGCCAGGGAGGCGGGCATTCAATCGGTCGCCGCCTTTCCGTTGTTGCGAAACAAGCAAATTATCGGCGGGCTGGCGGTATATTCCGAGCAAGCTGATTTCTTTACCGACAATATCATTACCCTGCTGAATGGTTTGGTAAACGATATCTCTTACGCCTTGGACAATTTCGACCGTGAAAGGCAGCGCAAACAGGCGGAAATCGAGCTCACTTTGGCTGCTTCGGTGTTCGAGAATAGTCAGGAAGGCATCATGATTACCGATGCCGATAAAACCATCCGCCGGGTCAACCTGATGTTCAGCGTGTTAACCGGGTATGCGGCCGAGGAATGTATCGGTAAAACCCCGCAACAAATTGCTTGCTGGCCGCAACAAACGGCGTTGGATCTGGCGGTTTGGGATAACGCCGATGCCCGGCAATGTTGGCAAGGCGAGGTCGATAGTTGCCGCAGGGATGGCGAGCATTATCCGCAATGGTTGTCCATTACCAAGGTGGTTGACGAGTCGGGGCATTTGACGCATTACGTAGTGACCTTTACCGATATCACCGAACGCAAGCTGAACGAGGCGCGGATTTATAAACTGGCGTTTTACGATCCGTTGACGGATTTACCCAACCGGCGGTTGCTGCTCGAAAAGCTGGAGGCCGCTTTAATCGCCAATCAACGCAAAGGCGGCTACGGCGCCGTGATGTTTCTGGACTTGGACCGTTTCAAAATTTTAAACGATACTCAAGGACACAATTTTGGGGATCAACTGCTGATTGAAGCCGGCAAGCGTCTTTGCCGGTCGGTGCGGGAAGTGGATATGGTGGCCCGTCACGGCGGGGATGAATTTGTGATTTTGCTGGAGGAATTATCCACGGACCAGCAAGCCGCGGCGGTTAATGCGCAAAAAATCGGCAACAAGATTCTCAACGAAATGAACCAGGTCTATCGCTTGCATCAAGTCAACCCTGAAGGCGGTACCACCATGGTGGAACACTATTCCAGCGCCAGTATCGGGGTAGCGATGTTTCACGGTTCGGGTCTGGACAGCGAGGACTTGTTGAAGCAGGCGGATATGGCGATGTATCAGGCCAAACAGGCGGGACGCAACACCTTGTGTTTGTTCGACCCGCAAATGCAGGCCGGCCTGAATAAGCGGGCCGCGTTGGAGGCGGATTTGCGCATGGGCTTGGAGCAAAATCAGTTTAAGTTGTTTTATCAGCTCCAGCTGGACCGGCAGCGGCGAGTGGTAGGGGCTGAAGCGGTGTTGCGATGGGAGCATCCGTTGCGCGGACTGGTGGCGCCGGGCGAATTTATTGGCTTGGCGGAAGAAAGCGGCTTGATAGTGGCCTTGGGGAATCGGGCCTTGCTGGATGCCTGCGGGACTTTGGCGAATTGGGCGCTGATACCGGCGATGGCCGAATTGAATTTGGCGGTGAACATCAGCGCCAAGCAGTTGAGCCAACAAAATTTTGTGGAGCAGCTGCAAGCCCTGCTCAGCCAAACGGGTGCCGATCCGCGACGGCTAAAGCTGGAAATTTCCGAGAATCTATTATTAGGCAGCGTGGAAAATACGGTCGCCGTGATGCAAGCCGCAACAGAGTTGGGCGTAGGATTTTCGATGGATGATTTCGGCACCGGATATTCTTCTTTAACCCATTTGCAACGCCTGCCGCTGACGCAGTTAAAAATAGACCGTGCTTTTGTCAGCGGCTTAAGCAATGAGAGTGATCATGCCGCTATCGTCCGTACCATCCTGGCTCTGGGCCAAAGCCTGAATGTACAGGTGGTGGCCGAAGGGGTGGAAACCGAGCGGCAACTCGCTTATTTGATGAGCTGCGGTTGCCAATATTTTCAGGGATATTTGTTTGGCTGTCCCGAGCCGCTAGCTGATTTTAATGCCCGGTTTAACGGATAA